The DNA sequence TTTATTCTTGTTAGATCAACGGTGTGTgtcttgtgcttgaattcgtatATGAGGCTATAAATTTTGGCATGGTGTCTCAAAGTAAAAAATCTGTGGAATATTAATATAAGTGTTTTTTATTTGTCGACAGTTTTCTGCGTTTACCTGGATGATCTGTTTTGAATTCTTTTCCCTCCAGGATTAATTCCCCCTCTTAATTTTTAGTTTGGTTGTGCAGCTTCTTGGCAGGGTATTTAACATTCTAAGAGAGAATAATCCCGAACTTGCTGGAGATCGACGGAGGACAGTTATGAGGCCACCTCAAGTTCTTCGTGAAGGGACAAAGAAAACTGTGTTCGTGAATTTTATGGATCTATGCAAAACGTATGTTAAATATTGTATGTGTCACTGTTTAAGCACACACTTATCTTGTGTCCACATGCACATACATTCTGGATTTCCACGGGATATATTAATTTCTAGGAATAGTTGTTGACTGATTTATCTTAGAGCCTAACAACTCTCTGCAGTTCCCCTTTTAAAACGTTTTTTGTTTCTTtgagattatatttttttaaatgcatGAATCCAGAACTCTCATCCTAGGGTATGAAAGCTtgcaaaatgaaaaaaattaacacatTTCTATTTAGCTAGTTAGGGTTACCACTTTTTGAATCTTCTATTCACGTGAAGACTGAAATGCTCCCTGTCTTATTAAGATGACGTTCTGAATAACAAACTATTTTTCATCATCCCTCGTTCCCGATTTTGATATACTGCGACCCAATCTTTTAGGATGCATCGGCAGCCAGACCACGTCATGGCTTTCTTGCTTGCCGAATTGGGTACAAGTGGATCCCTAGACGGACAGCAGAGATTGGTTGTGAAGGGAAGGTTTGCCCCAAAGAACTTTGAAGGAATTCTGCGACGCTATATCAGTGAGTacctttttttattatgtaattaataagCAGGAAAATCCTCATGATGTGTTATATTGTTCTTGTTTGATTCTGGCCATTTATTGAAGATTATATAACATTCTTTCTCTCAGATGAATATGTCATTTGCCTCGGATGCAAGAGTCCAGACACTATACTTTCAAAGGAAAACCGTCTGTTCTTTCTCCGTTGCGAGAAGGTGAATTTCTCCGTTTTCACCGTCTGTCTCCATTTAGTTCTTGCAAAATCCCTAACTTATGTTACAACATTCAAGTTCAGGATTCTTGCTGTTATATTGGATAATGTTCGTTCATTGTTTGCAGTGTGGATCTGGAAGATCGGTTGCTCCTATCAAGGCTGGTTTTGTTGCTCGCGTTGGCCGCAGGAGCACAGGAACATGATTTGCTCCTAGTTTTTATCCTCTTGTTCCAACTAGTTGCAGAAATgtaccttttcaaaaattttccgtCTGTGTATTGTATTGTATTCGGGAGAGTACTCTACATAATTTTGTTCAACGCATCTTTTCTTGGTTgacttggaaaaaaaaaaaaagaaaatttcttaGTCATGGATATTTTTAATTCAGTCGAGCTACGCATCCAAGTATTTTTGGTAATTTAAGTCCAACCAAATTagtccaaactcaacaaaaacTACTTTCATCACACTAAAGTATACACACGCGCGTTTCAATAACGCAAAACGTATCCTTCGCGTTCTTTCTTCTTTgcgtttttccttcttcttcttcgctttCCTCTTTttgtctttgcattttttttcttccgCGTTTTTTCTTTTTCGCCTTTTTCCTTCTTCGCGTATTTTTTCTCAATCGtcattcttttattgttgttgcttttgcgtttttcttttcctccttttaattgaggttcatttggatccagaaatgaatttgatgtgtttttgtttataattgagtctttttaacttgttcaaaactaaactaattttggttcatttgtgtgttaattgaggttttCACCTGATATTATTGATAAAtattgatcaaattttttattccttaagtaatttcggttcattttttaatttatttgaggttcatttggatccagaaatgaatttgatgtttttattgataattgagtctttttgactacttgtttaaaattgaactaatttcggttcatttgtgtgttaattgaagtTCACCTGATGCTGCTAACAAGtattaaccaattttttttttccttaagtaatttcggttcatgttttagtttaatttcggttcatttggatCCATGAATGGATTTGatatgtttttgttgatgattgagtcttttttactgtttgttcaaaactgaactaatttcagttcatttgtgaattaattgaggttcacttgatgctgctgttaAATATTGACAAAGtttttattctttaagtaatttcggttcatttcttagtttatttgaggttcatttggattcagaaatgaattcgatgtgttttgttgatgattgagttttttttattGCTTGTTTAAAACTGAACTAATTGAATGGAATGGAGTGGAATctaatacaattaaataaaatgataatgaataatttcattctttgctaaaaaatttggtcaatacttattagcagcatcaagtgaacctcgaaaattagttcagatttgaacaaatagttaaaaagactcaatcattgaTAAAAACATATCGAATTTAtttttggatccaaatgaacctcaattaaactaagaaattgaccaaaattacttaaagaataaaaaatttgatcaatacttatcagcagtatTAAGTAAACATCAATTAAgacacaaatgaaccaaaattatttaatgatggtaTCAGAGAAAATCAGAACTAATAAAGATGTTAACAAAATATTAGTGTTATTGGTGACGAcgataacgaaaaagaaaaagaaaaataagaagcaacattaaaggagaagaaggaggaggagaagaagaagaagggaagaagaagaacctgcgtGCGCGAATTTGAAAAAAGAAgacgaaggaggagaaggagaagaaaaaggaggcGTGTGATTTAAAAAGTTGTTATAACAATTTTGTtagatttgattaaatattttgtttgtaCGTAGAACTTTATTGAATTTTATTCAGATTTTGAATCTATTAAGTTATGTAAGGGACAGTTCTCTACATTCTTTAAACTTTGAAGAGTCTTTTTTGGAATTCATAGATTTGAATAGTTATATAGTATATGAGAAAAATCAAAATCTTGAAGTATGACTTTGTCTAAATGGTAAATGGGTCAAATgggttttcttattttgcataatTTTCTAAACAAATAATTGTTTACTTATAATGTGTAACGTAATAATTTCTTAGTTCACACGAATCATATGACAAATTGACGAGTTTTACAGTAGACAGGGTTTTAGATGTGACTACGACtctcttttttgttttgatttattccttatccaaaaaaataataaataaagaggaCAAAATGCTCTTAGATTATTGAATATCATTTTTTATGAGCGTGATCATATAGATggctagaattttttttttgttcatgtaGATGGCTAGATGCTAGAAGCAGAAAATAACAAATGAATTAAACAAATAGACACATCTAAGCACCAAAAAAGAGATGGGAAAATAAAACATATGCAGTCATCTCTATTTCTAATATAGCGAAGTTGGAGCATCAGCCGCCTTATAAAAAAATACGTAGAGGATCTATCTCACACTTCGTATATTGAATTGCAAAACATGTGCATTTAATTACACTTTTCAAGACCTTTAACCACATTTTATACAAGGTACACAGTTCATTTAACAAGGTGCAGCATAGCATCCTTGGTAAAAGAATTTTcatggattggaattggggtgagACGAGAACATGTATTTTCGGTGAGGAGAATGGTAGGACTTGAGGCATTGTCAAATGAATTTGACTTCTCAAATTAGAGTCACTCAAATTTAAAGTGCCTTTATATATTTCGGCATCAACCAAAAGCATAAAAAAACTACAACGACACTTCCTTTGCCGTGCAATTATCCAAATGCACACAACATCACAGTGATTTTTGGTGTCTTCTACAATGTCTAACTTTTCAACTATTTAATGTAAAAGTAAAAGGTATGTTTCACCataatctcttttattttttagacaATTTAGGCACTAATGTGTTAAACATAGAATTTTCCATAATTTTTAAGGATGCATAGTCGGAAGACTAAAAAATTtggatatgaaatttttttttaatgttattcTCCAAGATGGAGATGTGTGGAGTTAAATTTTGGAGTGGTGGATTCACTCTTCTCGCACTGGGTAAAagactgttacggcctggcccaagatCCCCGCGGGTCGGCCCGACCCGAGTTCCACCCGGTCCGGCCACGCACCCTgtaaccgacccggacacgcgttcTGTACGGCTCACACACAGCTGTGGGACAGCATCCTTTAGGATATGGGCCTGTCTCCATGGGGGGCCCATCattgacatgtatataaggggaagactggctcttcccccgaggtacgtcacacATCACACTACCTTTTCCGCCTGCACAttactgacaagagcgtcggagtgtctttgcaggtggcatccCCCTCTTTCCCACGAGGAGCACGGGGCATCGGGACCTCGCATCCTTCGATCGGCAGTCCACGACCTAACGAATCCCTACCAACATCCCGGAACgcaacccgaaccgtccggtaaccgacctaccgaacattggcgccgtctgtggggactcgtCCATGGACTTCGTGCTAGTCCAAACTGGGACAGGCTGCGAGGCCGCGCTCCCCGTGCCTGGGGGAGGCGCCGTTGCGACGGAAACTCGGCAACAACAGAGGTCGCCTCCAGGGGACACGACGCAAACTCACGAAAGATGCCCCTTCGGAGGGACTGGCGACAACCATGCCAGGATAATGCAAGAGCTACGTCACAGGATGCAAGACTTGGAACGCAGGCTAGCAGACAGAGAACGCGACCAACGCACTCTGGAGCAAAGCCCCACCAGTTCCCGCTCGAGGAGCCGCTCAAGGCGCACACCCAGCCCCCAGAAGAAGAAGTCGAGACCCCATCATCTACGCCAAACGCGAGAGGCGACGCGCATCGAACAGGGGCGACGAGGACATGCGTCGGGAGAACGTCGAGTCGAGAAGAACTACCCAGGGACCCGTGATAATAGGAGCGACCCCTTTCCACCGTTCTGTACTCGAGGTCCGGCTGCCAAAACACTTTGACAAGCCAATGGACATGAAGTATGACGGAACACAAGATCCCCTGGAACACttaacggcctttgaggccaggatgaacttgGAAGGAGTAGGTGACGAGGTAAGATGTCGCGCCTTCCTGGTCACCTTGGCTGGCCCAGCAATACGGTGGTTCAATAACCTCCCGCAGGGCTCGGTGACCCAATTCTCCGACATCAGCCATGCCTTCCTAGCTTAGTTCACGACCAGGATCGTCAAAGCTAAACACCCGATCAATTTGCTGGGGGTGACCCAGAGAGCCGGGGAGCCGACCAGGAAGTACCTGGACCGCTTCAATGACGAGTGCCTCGAGATTAACGGCTTGACGGACTCGGTGGCAAGTTTGTGCCTGACGAACGGCCTCTCGAACGAGGACTTTAGGAAACATCTTACCACAAAGCCCGTCTGGACAATGCAAGAGATCCAGTGCATGGCCAAAGAGTACATCAACGATGAGGAAGTTAGCcgggtcgtggctgccaataaacggcaacCCGCGTACAACCAAACCCGGCATTACGAGAGCAGAGAGAGACCAAAGGAACACGCTAGGGACGGCGGTCCAGGTAAAGCACCCAAACCTGTCCCCAGAATCGGGAAGTTCACCAACTATACCCCCCTCACGGCGACAATCAccgaagtttaccaacagatTGCAGAGAAGGGGATACTGTCGAGGCCCCGACCTCTGAAGAACAGGACGGGggaaacaagaacctctactGCGACTATCACAAGGGTTAcgggcacaagacccaagactgcttcgACCTAAAGGACGCCCTGGAACAAGCAATCAGGGATGGGAAACTAGCCGACTTCTCACACCTTATAAGGGAGCCGAGGAGACGTAATCGGGACCACGATAGCGAGGACAGGTCCCGGTCAACAAGGCGACGCCAAGAGCCAGAGGGTGACGACCACGGCCTCACGGTGGTAAACGTAGTAACGGCCAGGAATACCGCCGCAAGGTCAAAATCGGCACAGAAAAAGGACGCCAAGGTCCTAACGGTCTCTTCCTCGTCTGCTAGAAGTTCCCGGAgtctcccatccatctccttcggcccagaagaccaatggttcgacgaggTGCCGGAAAGCCCACCCATGGTCATTACGGCCAGGATCGGAACAggcctcgtcaaacgaatcctAGTAGATACGGGGGCAGATTCAAACATCATGTTTAGAAACGTTTTCGATGCCCTGGGATTGAGAGACACCGACCTggcgacccaccagcacggtgtggtaggattgggagaccacttcatcaagccagacGGAATCATCTCGCTCCCGACCTCCGTGGGGCAGGGGCAgagacgaagaaaaatcatggcagATTTTGTAATCTTACGGGATTCCACAGCTTATAACATTATCTTGGGGAGGAAAACCATCAACGACCTGGGGGCTGCCATTAGTACGAAGCTGCTCGTGATGAAGTTTGTTGCTGATGACGGATCTGTAGGATCTATCAGAGGAGACTTGGAAACGGCGGTTGCCTGCGACCACGCCAGCCTCTCCCTCAGGAAAAAGTCCAAAGAAGCTTCATGAGTTTTCCTCGCCGACCTGGACGCCAGGATAGAAGATAAGCCCAGACCTGAGCCAGAAGGGGATTTGGAAAAATTTAGGGTTGGAGATGGGGACGAGAAATTCACGTTCATAAACAGAAACCTTCCCCATGAATTAAAGGGTCCTCTGATGGAGATGATCAGAGCCAATGCCGACCTCTTCGCTTGGACGCCAGCCGACATGCCAAGGATAGATCCCCGGCTCATGTCACACCATCTGGCCGTCAAACCCGAAGTCAAGCCAGTAgcccagaggaagagaaagatGTCACAGGAAcaggcagaggaggtggccaggcaggcGGCCAGCCTCCTTGAAGCAGGGTTCATCCGGGAATTGGACTATTCAACCTGGCTATCAAACATGGTTTTGGTGAAGAAACACAATGGGAGGTGGAGAATGTGTGTAGACTACTTTGACCTCAATAAGGCGTGTCCTAAGGACTGCTACCCCCTGCCCAACATCGACGCACTCGTCGACGTAGCGGCGGGATACCGGTCtctgagcttcatggacgcatattctgggtataaccagataccaatgcaccgacccgacgaggaaaaaacggcgttcataacacCAGGAGGGACCTATTGCTACAAagtaatgccatttggtctgaAAAATGCTGGCGCCACATACCAGAGACTGATGAACAAAATATTCAGTGAGCTTATAGGCAAGAcagtggaagtctacgtggacgacatcctcGCAAAAACCACACGGCCAGACGACCTCCTGAGCGACTTGGGAGGTGTATTCGCGTCCCTCcggcaacacggcatgaggcttaacCCGCTCAAATGCGCCTTTGCCATGGAGGCAGGAaagttcctgggattcatgatCACCCAAAGAGGAGTGGAAGCCAACCCCGAGAAATGCCAAGCGATtctccagatgaagagcccgggttgtATCAAAGATGTCCAACGATTGGCGGGGAGACTGACGGCATTATCCCGTTTCCTCGGTGCATCGGCAGCAAAGGCCATGCCTTCTTCAATCTGatgaaaaagggaatagcattcGAATGGACCCCGGCGTGCGAGgaggcattcaaccacttcaaggagATTCTAGCAGCGCCCCCGGTGCTCGGGAAGCCCAAGGCCGGAGAATCACTCTACCTCTACCTGGCAGTAACAGAGGAAGCGCTTGCAGCGGTGCTCGTAAGAGAAGAAGGGAAAGCTCAACAGCTGGTCTACTTCGTGAGTAGGGCTCTACAAGGAGCCGAGCTGAGGTACAGCAAACTGGAAAAGCTGACTTTGACACTCCTAACTTCCTCCCGAAGGTTAAGGCAATACTTCCAGGGTCACCGTATAGTCATGAGAACGGACCAGGCAATTCGCCAAGTACTACAAAAACCCGATTTGGCTggtaggatgatgacctgggccatcgaaCTCTCCCAATACGACTTGCAGTATGAGCCTCGTCACGCAATCAAAGCCCAGGCAATGGCCGACTTCTTGGTGGAGGTAACGGGTGATCCCTCCGAGGAAAagggcacacggtggaggctccacgtggacggggcctccaaccaaacgtccgggGGAACAGGGGTCATCTTAGAAAGCCCAGCAGGAGTCATCTACGAGCAATCGACCAAGTTCGAGTTTCCTGTGtcgaacaatcaagcggaatatgaagctctcTTAGGCGGACTAATACTAGCACGTGAAGTCGGGGCAATGAAGGTCAAGGTATGCAGCGACTCACAGGTCGTCACCTCCCAAGTAAACAGAAGCTACCAAGCCCGGGACCCCCTCCTGCAAAAATACCTGAAAAAGGTTAAAGAAATGACAAGTCAGTTCCAAGAGGTCACGATCCAACACGTcccaagagaaaggaacacacgggcggaCCTCTTGTCCAAACTAGCAAGCACGAAGCCGGGAGCGGGTAACCGGTCTCTCATCCAGGGCATGGTGAAGGAGCCAACGGTCGCTCTCCATCTGACGGAGTCAAGCCCCTCGTGGCTGGACCCCATCATAAACTTCCTGGAACTCGGCAAGTTACCTGACGATGAGAAAGCAGCCAAAAACTCTGAGAAGAGAGGCGGCCAGATATGCGATCATACAAGGACAACTGttcaaaaagggactcagccagcCCTTATTGAAATGTTTACACCCCGACCAGAAGGACTATGTACTTAGAAAAGTCCACGAGGGGTGTTGCGGgcaccacatcgggggcaaagccctggCGAGGAAGCTCATCCGAGCCGGGTACTATTGGCCGACAATGATGAAAGACTCAAAGGAATTTGTCAAAAGGTGCATaaagtgtcaacaaaacgccaacttccacaaggtACCGGCCTCCGAGCTGAGTTCACTGACGACCACTCGACCTTTCGGACAATGGGGAGTAGACCTCCTGGGACCTTTCCCAGTCGgctcaggacaagtcaaatacctcattgtcGCCATTGATTACTacaccaaatgggtagaggctgaaCCACTGGCCACAATATCGTCCTCCACCTgccggaagttcatgtggaggcaggtgataacccgtttcggtATCCCAGAGATCGTCATCTCGGATAATGGGACACAGTTCACGGACAAGaagttcacggaattcctctctggCCTGGGGATAAAACAGAGGTTCTCCTCGGTAGAGCATCCCCAGACGAATGGGCAAGTAGAAGCCGCGAACAAAGTCATCCTACTTGGCTTAAAGAAGCGCCTAGACAACAAGAAAGGAGCATGGGCCGACGAGCTCGCTTCTGTCCTATGGTCCTACCGGACAACCGAGCAAAGCGCCACGGGGGAAACCCCTTTCCTCCTAACATACGGGGTCGACGCGGTGATACCCGTCGAAATTGGCGAGCCGAGCCCCCGGCTACTGCTCGCAGGTATGAACGAAGCGGTGGAAAAGGACCTGGTGGAGGAGACAAGGGAGATGGCTCACTTATCAGAAACGGCGTTAAAACAAAGAATAGCCCTGCGTTACAACACTAAAGTCCTCAGAAGAGATTTCGAGGAAAGAGACCTCATCCTACGATGCAACGATGTCGGCGTGccgaccccaggagaagggaagctggcagcgaattgggaaggtccctacaggatTAAAGAGGTGCTCGGAAAAGGTGCCTACAAGCTCGAAAGGCTCGACGGCAAGGAAATACCTAGAACATGGAATGCAGGTAACCTAAGAAGGTTCTACTCATGACCAGACGACCCACCGACCTGAGAACCTAAACAGATAGTAAACACTCGCTCTGTTCGCATGATAATTTACCTTTTTGTTTTATCAAATACTCGCCGTATTGATTAATTTTCCTAGCTAACGATTAACTCATACTTGTTAAAAATTTTCGTACTTGTCTACCACTTCCCTACGTGTGCCGCGCACGAGCGCACCTTAAAACGGCagaccgggactgatcaccccggagGCCATCTTCATTACGGCCGAAGCCGATGATGGCGACAACACGACCACGGCGGTCCAAGCCATAACAAACATAAAATGGGAAAACGGGCGTGAGCCCACCCCCGAGAGAAATAACGGCAACAAATATAGTAAACGGCAACCCGGCCAAACGACCGAATAAGCATAAGTTATAAAGTGTCAAAACAAAAAACGAGCAACAAGTTGTTCAGTAAAGGCATGACAAAATATCCCAAGTTACAAGATCTCACTTCCTCGGCATGTCAACAATCTTTCCGTCCTGGATAGTCTTGAAAACGCCAATTGCCGACGTGTCGAAATCAGGAGCTGCGATCCTTAGCTGAGCCTTCAGGGCATCTTCGGTCATGGAGATCGCGTTCTTCCCCTGCTCCTTGGTCACTTTGAGCTTCTTCTTAAGCTCTGCGGCTTCAGCTTTAGCGGTTTTTGCCTCTGAGACGGCTTGTTCCCGCTCTTTCTCCAAGGCGGCAACCCGACCCTGAGCGGCATTCAGCTGACCCTCCAAGGTCATCTCACGCTCGACCAGCCGGGCCACGGTCTCATCGAACGCCTTCAACTTCTCCGCAACGGACGACGCTTTCTCCTCAGAAGCACTGAGCTTTCCCCCCATCTCGGACAGCTGGCCCTGGAGCAGTTCAACTTGGACCTTGAAATCATTATTCGCTTTGACAGAGGACTCGAGCTTCCTCCGGAGCGCCTCCATTCCGGACAGCTCGAATTCAGCCTTTCGAGCTATCACGGCTCCACGAAGCAAGGTCCGGTACATCCACCTCACCTGCCTGGACAGCTCAGTCCCATGAAAATGCTCCTCCGTCCCGGGTATCAACTGCGAGTCAATAAATTTGGTAGCATCAAAGTTCCTTTCCATTATAGTGAGGGCCCCTTCCGGGCTGGAAGACATCCTCCGCCTCTTGGGAGTATGGATGAGCTCCACGTCACTCTCCGGCAGGGGGTAAAGGACGCATGCCCTTCAATGGGCACCTCTTCATGAATAGGAGAAGCCTGGGCCCCTGCAGTCTGTTTCTCCGACACGCCGGTGTCCTGGGGAGAAGGCACAACCTGATTCTCCTTCTCCCCAGAAGGACCCTCCGACCTCCCGGCATCCTTTTCTTCGGCATTCTCGTCGTCACTCGCTTCAAAAAAAGGCTTCATCAAATTCTCAAGTCCGGTCATGGTGGCAGACATTTCCACTGCAGCAAACAACAGACGCGTTAGTCGTTAAATCGGGTAAAgaaaacaacaataaacaaatgAAGGCAAGCAAACACGACAACTCACGGATATAACTCTTGGCGACCTTCCGCTCACCCATGAGGAGATGGGGGTTCACGGggttcttttcaaaaatagcagaaaGTACATCATCTATTTGCTTATCTACGGGCGACAACCTTTTATACGTCACCTTAATGAAAGAGTTCGACCCCGCCCCAAAACTCCAATAAGTTGGGATAAGGCGCTCTCCCTCTAACGACAACCAAAAAGGGTGGCGACCTTTGACGGGGCGAACTTTGAAGTACTTATCTTTGAACCCATGGTAGGAGTCCTCGAAGAGGCCGAATATTCTTCTACCCTGGGCTGACCGGAAAGAAAGGAACCCTTTCCTAGCTTTCCCTTGTTTGGAAGGGTTagtaagattgaagaagaagaggaagacgtccaCCGACACCGGTAGCTCGAGGTATTCACAAACCAATTTGAAACAGCGGATTGAGGCCCAGCTGTTTGGATGGAGCTGTGAGGGGGAGACGGATATCCGGTTGAGGAGCGCCATTTGGAAATCAGAAAGCGGTATCCGAACGCCGACTTGTGTGAACATGGATTTGTAGAACCAAATC is a window from the Arachis hypogaea cultivar Tifrunner chromosome 17, arahy.Tifrunner.gnm2.J5K5, whole genome shotgun sequence genome containing:
- the LOC112766152 gene encoding eukaryotic translation initiation factor 2 subunit beta isoform X2, producing the protein MADETQNDLKEEVSEIAPFDPSKKKKKKKITILDPADDDSVDKLTEKTENLSVSDGVETSFSGLKKKKKKPVEISNLIDESGDANEDLDDHAEDDEGEGISLQHRYPWDGTDRDYEYEELLGRVFNILRENNPELAGDRRRTVMRPPQVLREGTKKTVFVNFMDLCKTMHRQPDHVMAFLLAELGTSGSLDGQQRLVVKGRFAPKNFEGILRRYINEYVICLGCKSPDTILSKENRLFFLRCEKCGSGRSVAPIKAGFVARVGRRSTGT
- the LOC112766152 gene encoding eukaryotic translation initiation factor 2 subunit beta isoform X1, with protein sequence MADETQNDLKEEVSEIAPFDPSKKKKKKKITILDPADDDSVDKLTEKTENLSVSSSFAVSDGVETSFSGLKKKKKKPVEISNLIDESGDANEDLDDHAEDDEGEGISLQHRYPWDGTDRDYEYEELLGRVFNILRENNPELAGDRRRTVMRPPQVLREGTKKTVFVNFMDLCKTMHRQPDHVMAFLLAELGTSGSLDGQQRLVVKGRFAPKNFEGILRRYINEYVICLGCKSPDTILSKENRLFFLRCEKCGSGRSVAPIKAGFVARVGRRSTGT